The following coding sequences are from one Lolium rigidum isolate FL_2022 chromosome 6, APGP_CSIRO_Lrig_0.1, whole genome shotgun sequence window:
- the LOC124661812 gene encoding beta-fructofuranosidase, insoluble isoenzyme 4-like — protein sequence MAQAWAFFLLALFSFSSYVSRIFLCSRNGEGLFLCARAPEVPSIVSDKYRTAYHFQPPKNWMNDPNGPMYYNGIYHLFFQHNPNGPQWGDIVWGHSVSTDLVNWIILEPAIEPDTPGDIKGCWSGSATILSGGQPVIMYTGGDAENHQVQNIALPNNRSDPYLREWSKAGNNPVLQPVGPGMNPGEFRDPTTGWIGPDGLWRIGIGAEVNGYSAALLYKSEDFLNWSRVDHPLYSSSASTMWECLDFFAVLPGSNGGLDLSAAIPKGAKHVLKVSVDQCDKYMIGVYDLESDTFVPDTVLDDRRLLPRIDYGNYYASKSFFDSKNRRRIIWGWTNESDSSSDDVAKGWAGIYAIPRTIWLDRDGKQLLQWPVEEIESLRRNEISYQGLDLEEGDLYEIKGVDTLQADVEIDFELTSIDDADSFDPSWLLDPEKHCREAGASLHGGIGPFGLVILASSDMEEHTVVHFRVYKSQKEYMILMCSDIRRSSLRQGLYTPAYGGFFEFDLEKERKISLRTLIDRSAVESFGGGGRVCIIARVYPVAIVDDGKAQMYAFNNGSTTVRVPHLRAWSMMTAQVNLKKA from the exons ATGGCCCAAGCTTGggccttcttcctccttgccctcttctccttctcctcctatgTATCCAGGATCTTCCTCTGCAGCAGGAATGGCGAGGGATTATTCCTCTGTGCACGGGCACCAGAGGTCCCCTCCATTGTCAGCGACAAGTACCGGACCGCCTACCACTTCCAGCCGCCCAAGAACTGGATGAATG ATCCAAATG GACCGATGTACTACAATGGCATCTACCATTTATTCTTCCAGCATAACCCCAATGGACCCCAATGGGGTGACATTGTCTGGGGCCATTCGGTTTCGACTGACCTTGTCAACTGGATCATACTTGAACCCGCAATAGAACCGGATACGCCAGGTGACATAAAAGGTTGCTGGTCCGGCTCAGCCACAATTCTTTCCGGTGGTCAACCGGTCATCATGTACACTGGTGGCGACGCAGAAAATCATCAGGTCCAAAACATTGCGCTTCCTAATAACCGGTCTGACCCGTACCTTAGAGAATGGTCCAAGGCAGGCAATAACCCCGTGCTCCAACCGGTTGGACCAGGAATGAACCCGGGCGAGTTCAGGGATCCGACGACGGGTTGGATCGGACCGGATGGACTATGGAGAATAGGAATTGGAGCTGAGGTGAATGGTTACAGTGCAGCACTTTTGTACAAGAGTGAAGACTTTCTGAATTGGAGTAGAGTTGATCACCCATTGTATTCATCCAGTGCCTCCACTATGTGGGAGTGCCTGGACTTCTTCGCGGTATTACCGGGCAGTAACGGTGGACTGGACCTTTCCGCAGCCATTCCGAAAGGTGCCAAACATGTCCTCAAAGTCAGTGTGGATCAATGTGATAAGTACATGATCGGGGTTTATGATCTCGAATCTGATACTTTTGTGCCTGATACTGTCCTCGATGACCGTCGGTTGCTGCCGAGGATCGATTACGGCAATTACTATGCTTCAAAATCGTTCTTCGACTCGAAAAATAGGAGGAGGATCATATGGGGTTGGACTAACGAGTCAGATAGTTCTTCAGATGACGTCGCAAAAGGCTGGGCAGGTATCTAT GCAATTCCCAGGACAATTTGGCTAGACCGTGATGGCAAGCAGTTGCTGCAATGGCCAGTTGAAGAGATTGAGTCCCTTCGAAGAAATGAAATCAGCTATCAAGGACTAGATCTGGAGGAGGGAGATCTTTATGAGATTAAGGGAGTTGACACTTTGCAG GCTGATGTGGAGATAGATTTTGAGCTCACCTCCATTGATGATGCCGACTCTTTTGATCCTTCTTGGCTTTTGGACCCCGAAAAGCATTGCCGGGAAGCGGGTGCATCGCTTCATGGTGGTATAGGGCCATTTGGACTTGTTATTCTGGCCTCCAGCGACATGGAGGAGCACACTGTTGTGCACTTCAGAGTCTACAAATCACAGAAAGAGTACATGATACTCATGTGCTCTGATATAAGAAG GTCTTCCCTAAGACAAGGACTGTACACACCAGCCTATGGAGGCTTCTTTGAATTTGATCTTGAAAAGGAAAGGAAGATATCTCTGAGAACTCTA ATTGATCGGTCGGCGGTGGAGAGCTTTGGCGGCGGTGGCAGGGTCTGTATCATAGCTAGAGTTTATCCAGTGGCGATTGTCGATGACGGGAAGGCCCAAATGTATGCCTTCAACAATGGAAGTACCACGGTCAGGGTGCCACATCTCAGGGCATGGAGCATGATGACAGCACAAgtgaatttaaagaaggcttaa